In the Oryza glaberrima chromosome 6, OglaRS2, whole genome shotgun sequence genome, one interval contains:
- the LOC127775945 gene encoding RNA-binding protein involved in heterochromatin assembly dri1-like, whose amino-acid sequence MNIQRKPGDWNCKSCQHLNFSRRDYCQRCHTPRQDLPLGDGYVPGGVLTSLDIRPGDWYCNCGYHNFASRASCFKCGAIVKDLPAGQGGGVANGDFARALDSSAVRAGWKAGDWICTRPGCNVHNFASRIECYRCNAPREAGNVK is encoded by the exons ATGAACATCCAGAGGAAGCCAGGAGACTGGAACTGCAAATCGTGCCAGCATCTCAACTTCAGCCGCCGGGACTACTGCCAGCGCTGCCATACCCCACGCCAGGACCTGCCGCTTGGCGATGGTTATGTCCCAGGTGGTGTGCTGACCTCCCTGGACATTCGCCCGGGCGACTGGTACTGCAACTGCGGCTATCACAACTTTGCTAGCCGAGCAAGCTGCTTCAAATGTGGCGCCATTGTGAAGGACCTTCCAGCAGGCCAAGGTGGTGGTGTTGCCAACGGTGACTTTGCCCGTGCCCTCGACAGCAGCGCAGTTCGTGCTGGGTGGAAGGCGGGCGACTGGATTTGCACAAG GCCTGGTTGCAACGTCCACAACTTTGCAAGTAGGATTGAGTGCTATAGGTGCAATGCACCTAGGGAAGCAG GTAATGTGAAGTAA